In Aedes albopictus strain Foshan chromosome 3, AalbF5, whole genome shotgun sequence, the following are encoded in one genomic region:
- the LOC109399551 gene encoding neuropeptide Y receptor type 5, with amino-acid sequence MAFEISEEAFQLLSSSNFTAANFQDLDASPREQLIGYWENSLKNLSTEQRTVFTVLVILVMVLAIFGNVVTFITNIRREQRHLFRVCLLSLALSDILFVTITSIVYLSQFNTEYNSLWTLGELMCTFAPFFQTMAVLVDSITLVAIALDRYMAVVRLNKGAWEPSGVLCVACAVLIWGLAAGVSSPMLTLYQIYTVIVLIADRTHSDVITGYFLAQICATDKSKNGYYFGIVFTVIFLPLLLSFLWLNTVIAKEIWIRRNPINDRSKETKKSKNRNSTNSTCERKTTSTNISSSNVSDRRPPSLPVRHTSTYSVSKCVCSNCVDQHSPPQVPPPPPPTSPASSNRKKRQLRMFKAIVFIMSVFFLCRLPTWIFLLIKLHGTANTNIFWTLHYTFGLMAMLNCVLNPLIYTFLGETIKVTVFLKTMCERFFVDPCRRGAKQVRTKFSEHVHSGKGDVTLRVGKKRPHQQQRQHDGMFCGD; translated from the exons ATGGCATTCGAAATCAGTGAAGAAGCATTCCAGTTGCTGTCATCGAGCAATTTCACAGCCGCAAACTTTCAGGATTTGGATGCCAGTCCGCGGGAGCAGTTGATTGGCTATTGGGAGAACTCGCTGAAGAATCTTAGCACCGAGCAGCGGACGGTTTTTACGGTGCTGGTTATTTTGGTTATGGTGTTGGCCATCTTCGGCAACGTGGTGACGTTTATTACCAATATTCGGAG GGAACAACGTCATCTGTTTCGAGTGTGCCTACTTTCGCTGGCTCTGAGCGATATATTGTTCGTGACTATTACATCAATAGTATATTTATCACAATTCAACACTGAATACAACTCTTTATGG ACCCTCGGCGAGCTAATGTGCACATTTGCCCCTTTCTTCCAAACGATGGCCGTACTCGTGGACAGCATTACATTGGTGGCAATTGCCCTGGACCGATACATGGCGGTAGTACGGCTCAACAAGGGAGCTTGGGAGCCCAGCGGTGTACTCTGCGTGGCCTGTGCCGTACTGATATGGGGCCTCGCGGCCGGAGTTTCCAGCCCCATGCTGACCCTGTACCAAATCTACACCGTCATCGTACTGATTGCCGATCGAACCCATTCGGACGTCATCACCGGGTACTTTTTGGCGCAGATTTGCGCCACCGATAAGAGCAAGAATGGATACTACTTTGGGATTGTGTTCACCGTTATCTTCCTACCGCTGCTGTTGTCATTCCTGTGGCTCAACACCGTCATTGCGAAGGAAATCTGGATCCGAAGAAACCCGATTAACGATCGCAGCAAGGAAACCAAGAAATCTAAAAATCGCAATTCTACGAACAGTACATGTGAACGCAAAACCACCTCAACCAACATCAGTTCGAGCAACGTTTCGGATCGTCGTCCTCCCTCGCTTCCGGTTCGTCACACCTCCACCTACTCCGTGTCCAAATGTGTGTGCTCTAATTGCGTCGATCAACATTCGCCCCCGCAAGTGCCTCCCCCACCTCCGCCAACCAGTCCAGCGTCCAGCAATCGGAAGAAGCGCCAGCTGCGCATGTTCAAAGCCATCGTGTTTATCATGTCGGTGTTTTTCCTGTGTCGACTGCCGACCTGGATATTCCTGCTGATAAAGCTGCACGGCACTGCCAATACCAACATCTTCTGGACGTTGCACTacaccttcggcctaatggccatgCTGAACTGCGTGCTGAATCCACTGATCTACACTTTCCTGGGCGAGACGATAAAGGTGACGGTATTCCTCAAAACGATGTGCGAACGCTTTTTTGTGGATCCTTGTCGCAGGGGAGCCAAACAGGTGAGGACTAAGTTCTCGGAACACGTGCACAGTGGCAAAGGCGACGTTACGCTGCGTGTGGGGAAGAAGCGACCGCATCAGCAGCAGAGACAACATGATGGGATGTTTTGTGGAGATTGA